One genomic window of Medicago truncatula cultivar Jemalong A17 chromosome 1, MtrunA17r5.0-ANR, whole genome shotgun sequence includes the following:
- the LOC120578150 gene encoding uncharacterized protein gives MLAEETDDWWISMLPVLQQDGVVVTWAMFRKEFLSRYFPEDVRGKKEIDFLELKQGDMSVTKYAAKFVELAKFYPHYTAEIAEFSKCIKFENGLRAVIKRAIGYQKIRNFSELVSSCRIYEDDTKAHYKVMSERRNKDKNRSKPYSTPGELRLNDERMPKREETPVEIVCYKCGEKGHKSNTCAGKVKRCFRCGEKGHTEVDCNHDDVVCYNCKEKGHISSQCKKPKKAQTGGKVFALTGMQTMHEGLLD, from the coding sequence atgttagcggaAGAGACCGATGACTGGTGGATAAGTATGTTGCCTGTGCTGCAGCAGGATGGAGTTGTGGTAACTTGGGCTATGTTCAGGAAAGAGTTCCTGAGTAGGTACttcccggaagatgtccgaggtaagAAGGAAATTGActttctggagttgaaacagggtgatATGTCAGTAACAAaatatgctgcaaagtttgtggagcttgctaAGTTTTATCCACATTACACCGCTGAGATTGCTGAGTTCTCTAAGTgcataaagtttgagaatggtcTGCGTGCTGTTATTAAGCGggccattggttatcagaagattagAAACTTTTCTGAGTTGGTGAGTAGCTGTAGGATTTATGAGGATGataccaaagctcattataaggtgatgagtgagcggAGGAATAAGGATAAGAATCGTTCTAAGCCGTACAGTACCCCGGGTGAACTTAGGTTGAATGACGAGAGGATGCCCAAGAGGGAAGAGACTCCTGTTGAAATAGTTTGTTACAAATGTGGTGAGAAAGGTCACAAGAGTAACACTTGTGCTGGTAAAGTGAAACGGTGTTTCCGTTGCGGTGAAAAAGGTCATACTGAGGTAGATTGCAATCATGATGATGTAGTTTGCTATAACTGTAAGGAAAAAGGTCATATTAGTTCGCAgtgcaagaagcctaagaaggcCCAGACTGGTGGGAAGGTTTTTGCTTTAACTGGTATGCAGACGATGCACGAGGGATTGCTTGATTAG